One part of the Glycine soja cultivar W05 chromosome 11, ASM419377v2, whole genome shotgun sequence genome encodes these proteins:
- the LOC114373735 gene encoding protein RETICULATA-RELATED 1, chloroplastic-like, with the protein MPAFAISNNAAAATWKIPQFNTCHFPHTPSIVLHHSLLNTRAFRIHCVPQEPLPSLQQTKHDQPSSSGGGGHGDADGDGGGGGGGDGDGGQGGGDEEFGPLLKFEAVMRESKARGVKLPPDMEEAARITGIREMFLLRYMELQGSSWPVSFLIQHCAMLRNRMLADPSFLFKVGTEIVIDSCCATLAEVQKRGKNFWAEFELYAADLLVGVVVDIALVGLLAPYARIGKPSFSKGLLGQIQHACAALPSSVFEAERPGCKFSVMQRVSTYFYKGALYGSVGFGCGIIGQGIANMIMNAKRSFKKSEHDIPVPPLLQSAALWGFFLAVSSNTRYQIINGLESLVEASPVAKRVPLVAMAFTVGVRFGNNIYGGMQFVDWAKWSGVQ; encoded by the exons ATGCCAGCCTTCGCCATTTCCAACAACGCTGCCGCCGCCACGTGGAAAATTCCCCAATTCAACACTTGTCACTTTCCTCACACCCCATCCATCGTTCTCCACCATTCTCTCCTCAACACCCGCGCTTTCAGGATCCACTGTGTCCCCCAAGAACCCCTCCCCTCATTGCAACAAACCAAACACGATCAACCCTCTTCCAGTGGCGGCGGAGGTCACGGTGACGCTGACGGCGATggtggcggcggcggcggcggagaCGGAGACGGAGGTCAAGGAGGAGGAGATGAAGAGTTCGGACCCTTGTTGAAGTTTGAAGCCGTTATGAGAGAATCGAAAGCTCGTGGTGTCAAGTTGCCTCCGGATATGGAGGAGGCTGCGAGGATCACTGGCATTCGGGAAATGTTTCTTCTTCGTTACATGGAGTTGCAG gGTTCGTCTTGGCCAGTGTCTTTTCTGATCCAGCATTGTGCTATGCTGAGAAATCGAATGCTAGCTgacccttcttttcttttcaaagttgGAACCGAG ATTGTTATAGACTCTTGTTGTGCAACCCTTGCGGAGGTTCAGAAGAGAGGCAAGAATTTCTGGGCTGAATTTGAGTTGTACGCTGCTGATCTTCTGGTTGGAGTGGTTGTTGACATTGCTTTAGTGGGTCTATTAGCACCATATGCTCGAATTGGCAAGCCTTCTTTTTCAAAAGGTTTGCTTGGACAAATTCAGCATGCTTGTGCTGCTCTTCCTAGCAG TGTTTTTGAAGCTGAAAGACCAGGATGTAAATTCTCTGTGATGCAGCGCGTATCTACATACTTCTACAAG GGTGCATTGTATGGATCAGTTGGCTTTGGATGTGGTATTATTGGTCAAGGAATTGCAAATATGATCATGAATGCCAAAAG GAGCTTTAAGAAATCTGAACATGACATACCTGTGCCTCCTCTTCTGCAAAGTGCTGCTCTTTGGG GATTCTTTCTTGCTGTGTCATCCAACACACGTTATCAAATAATCAACGGACTAGAAAGCCTTGTTGAAGCATCTCCCGTGGCAAAGAGGGTCCCACTTGTTGCAATGGCATTCACTGTGGGTGTGAGATTTGGCAACAACATCTATGGTGGCATGCAGTTCGTAGACTGGGCCAAATGGAGTGGCGTACAATGA
- the LOC114377541 gene encoding BTB/POZ domain-containing protein At3g44820-like, protein MAPAGKLSGFRREGSDWFCNGGLPSDITVSVDGVTFHLHKFPLVSKCGKIARAHEESKNTNETLKMVLEEFPGGPDTFLIAAKFCYGYRVELTARNVVSVHCGAEYLEMTDEFGEGNLLSKSESFFHKNTLRNWKDCILALQSSEPVLPRAEKLHLVGKCLNALSMMVCTDPSLFGWPMMMYGSFQSPGGSILWNGINTGARIRSSESDWWFEDISYLSVSLFERLIKTMQARGIRPENLAGAIMYYSRKHLPGLGRWQGGQGGKTRTVASFSLTPATVDQRVALLESIEKLLPDKKGKSYCRFLLGLLRVALILNVSQTCKDSLERRIGMQLELATLDSLLIPTYSDSDALYNTNCIEQIVHYFVSTESNLTPFSPSSLDLQASASPSSESLRKVAKLIDNYIAEIASDVNLKPGKIRKLAEALPESSRLLHDGLYRALDLYFKAHPWLYDREKEELCNIIDYQKLSIHACAHASQNDRLPLRVVLQVLFFEQLHLRTALTRCLNALDGEIAPAAPVPITALGNTAGEIVQRDGWVTVVRENQVLKVDMDRMSSRVGELEEEFGKIKQEMKSATKSHSSRSSPRLVARKIGCKLVPQPSDAQPESLNHTGSTPRASIERPQRSHMSRHSKSFT, encoded by the exons ATGGCTCCTGCTGGGAAGCTTTCTGGGTTTCGTCGAGAAGGCAGTGACTG GTTCTGCAATGGGGGACTGCCAAGTGATATAACTGTTTCCGTCGATGGTGTCACTTTCCATCTTCACAAG TTTCCTCTTGTATCAAAATGTGGAAAAATTGCTAGAGCACATGAAGAGTCCAAGAATACCAATGAGACTCTGAAAATGGTGCTGGAAGAATTTCCTGGTGGTCCTGACACTTTCTTAATTGCAGCAAAATTCTGTTATGGGTATCGAGTGGAACTGACAGCCAGAAATGTAGTATCGGTCCACTGTGGTGCAGAATACCTTGAAATGACAGATGAATTTGGAGAAGGCAACTTGTTGTCAAAATCAGAGAGTTTTTTCCATAAAAACACACTGCGTAACTGGAAAGATTGTATTTTGGCTCTCCAAAGTTCTGAGCCTGTTCTACCAAGAGCAGAAAAGCTTCATTTAGTGGGCAAGTGTTTGAATGCTCTATCCATGATGGTTTGTACAGATCCAAGTCTGTTTGGGTGGCCCATGATGATGTATGGGAGTTTTCAGAGCCCTGGTGGAAGCATTCTTTGGAATGGTATAAATACTGGTGCTAGAATTCGGAGCTCAGAATCTGATTGGTGGTTTGAAGACATCTCATATCTCAGTGTGAGTTTGTTTGAGAGGCTTATTAAGACAATGCAAGCGAGAGGTATAAGACCTGAAAACTTGGCAGGTGCCATAATGTACTATTCTAGAAAGCATTTGCCGGGTCTAGGTCGGTGGCAGGGTGGACAAGGTGGCAAGACCAGAACAGTTGCAAGTTTCAGCTTGACGCCAGCCACAGTTGATCAGAGGGTGGCTCTGTTGGAAAGCATTGAGAAACTTCTTCCTGACAAGAAGGGAAAATCTTATTGTCGATTCCTGCTCGGACTTCTTCGTGTGGCTTTGATATTGAATGTCAGTCAAACCTGCAAGGATTCTTTAGAGAGAAGAATAGGGATGCAATTGGAACTTGCAACTTTGGATAGTCTTCTGATTCCTACTTATTCGGATTCCGATGCATTATATAACACTAACTGTATTGAACAGATTGTCCATTATTTTGTATCTACAGAATCAAATTTAACTCCCTTTTCTCCTTCATCACTTGACCTGCAAGCATCAGCATCACCATCATCTGAATCGTTAAGAAAAGTTGCCAAGTTGATAGATAATTACATTGCAGAAATTGCTTCTGATGTTAATTTAAAACCAGGGAAGATACGCAAACTTGCTGAGGCCCTCCCCGAGTCGTCAAGATTATTGCATGATGGCCTTTACAGGGCATTGGACTTATATTTCAAG GCTCATCCTTGGCTCTATGATAGAGAGAAGGAAGAACTATGCAACATCATTGACTACCAGAAACTCTCAATCCATGCTTGTGCTCATGCTTCCCAAAATGACAGGTTACCCCTCAGAGTTGTTCTTCAAGTGCTCTTCTTTGAACAACTGCATTTGAGAACAGCATTAACCAGATGTCTCAATGCATTGGACGGTGAAATTGCTCCGGCAGCTCCTGTTCCTATAACTGCCCTGGGCAACACGGCAGGTGAAATTGTACAAAGAGATGGATGGGTGACTGTTGTGCGTGAAAATCAGGTTTTAAAGGTGGATATGGATAGGATGAGTTCTAGAGTTGGAGAACTTGAAGAAGAGTTTGGTAAAATAAAGCAAGAAATGAAAAGTGCGACAAAATCTCACAGTTCCCGAAGCTCACCTCGGTTGGTTGCCAGGAAAATTGGGTGTAAGCTTGTTCCACAACCTTCAGATGCGCAACCAGAATCCCTCAACCACACCGGATCCACACCAAGAGCATCCATTGAACGTCCCCAGCGTTCCCATATGTCCAGACACTCAAAAAGTTTTACTTGA